CACTAACTTCCAGTTCATAGAAAATTAGAAACCATAAACATATATACATACAAAAGGGCAAATGCACTCCGAGTGGAGCACTGAAGTCACTGGGTGATGATACCCATGACCTAGGTTCGTGACTCGGCATCACCAACTTACTTTGTAGCTACATACTCACATATCACAAAAACTATAAAATTGTACATACCAAGCTCCTTAGGGATAGCTTATCATGCTCAGGATCGAAATCAATAAAAGCTCCATATGTGGTTTTATCGTTGCTTTCTTCCAAAGAAGACCTGTTTATACCAAACTCTTGGTTAGATATTGTCACCATTAAGTGAGATTTTGAAGTTACTGTGAAGTGCTCATTGAAATATATATGAAACTAAACTGACCGGCTCTGATCACTGCACATGAGCACGACATAtttgttttgatgattaaatACTCTGAAGAAAATGGCTGTCTGTTCGTCCAAGTTTTTAGAAGCCAAAGCCAACAAACCGACCGGCCCTGACTTTCCTCGTATTGATGCTGGCTTTGAACTACAAAGTACTTGTGGGTTGTCCCAACTAGGATCCATGATATCAGCATCTTCCAACTTCGGAAGTTCAAATATTGCATCTACATCTGCCTGCGAAGCTGTTAGACCAGGAACTTCCATTACAAAACCACCTTCAAGAACTTTACTTGGTAAAGAAACTCGTTCGGTGCGGAGTTTTTTTATCTCTTCAACAGGCCATTGCTGCAATTGCTTGCCATTTTCCGAGAGCCATAGAGTTCGGGGAATTGCCTGCAAAAGGAAAACAGATAGATTAGTTTGGTACGCTGTTCATGAAACATCTTGAATTTGCTGTGAGATTTCAAAGTCGCTGCAAGGTGATTCGGATCCAAGGGTTAACATGTACCTGTAAGCCAGCCCAACCTTTCTTGACATCATCAGCTACACTACTAGATTCATTTGCCCAACCCCACAGTACTCTCCTTTTCTTTTCATGATCAAAGAATGTTTTCGAAGCATAAAACTTTCCGTAATCAAACCTCAAACCAGAATCATTATCGATGGATCCTTCGTCAGGAGTATACTTATCCTTTTCAGGGTTGTAAGTTCCAATAGTATAATAGTCATGTTTGGTATCATCCAAACTCACCTTGAACACATGCTTAACATTAGGGCCGAGAACTGAAGTATCCAAACCCTCTTTTCCATCAACTGCTACTGGAAAGAAATCTACGCATTCCCACATTCCAGTTCCCTTAGCCGAATGAAGAGGCTGTTCAGCTGTAGTCCAATGAATAAAATCATCACTTCGAAATAAATACGATATTCCATCGGTGCCTACTTCGCTTCCTATAGTCACTCTCCAGATTCCATCAGAGCCTTTCCAACCAGTAGTCGGATCCCTAAATGCGCTTGCATTGATACCATCAATGTGTGCAATTATAGGATTGTATTCAACTGGTTTATCCCATTCTACAAGGAAAGGATCAGATAAATTCTTAGGGACTGCCATGTTCTGAACTTGGTAATTCCATTGATTCGATTCAATAATTCCCGTGTACTGAATAATCGGCTTTCCTTGTACAAATGTTGCTGAACCTGACCAAGTACCTTCGCTATCAAATGGTTCGGATGGGACAATAGCGTGTTTATGGTGAATCCAGTTTATGAGATCGATGGATGTTGCATGAGCCCACACTATGTTACCCCAAACTGGACCAGAAGTACTCCATTGATAGAATAGATGGTATATTCCATTGTAAATCATAGGCCCTGCATTTAAAATGAAGGCCTTTAATTCATATTTACACTAAGGAAAACAACGACATAAACCATGAAACCAAATTATGAACATTAGATTAAAGTGAGAATACTAACCATTAGGATCTGTGAATTCAACGGAAGCCATATTCGTCCATTCATAGATGCAACATGGAAACCAAAAACGAAGATTTAGAACCGcaaataaataacaaaaagaaATAGGCTCAAGTTTCTTAGATGTTGCATTGCATTATTGTAATCTCTTTTTTTTGGGGGTGTTGCGGCCGTATAAATTCGGCGACAAGTTAAAGAAAACATACGCAGTAAGGCACATATATAgtgaagaaacaaagaaaagatgtaGTATTTTGGAGAAAGGTTTAGACAATCACCGTTCATATAATTCTTGGAAGGTTGGAAATGATAACCAGTTCTGTAAGGTTGAGAAATGGGGACACTTGTAGATTGAAGAGATTGAAAGTTTCCATAATATGGATGAGAAGCTTCAACTCTATGACCAATGAAAACCGAAGAACATAATCCAATTAGCCATAGAACAGTATTCATGGCCTCGGATCTTCAAAAAAAATTGTGATAAAATGAGAAGCTAAGACTTTGAGTATTTATTGAGATTTTTTTCAAGGGGGCCAAACTAATATCCCCTCCATAAATAATTGAACGTTTTCCTATTTGCACAattcttagagcttctccaagaATAGGTCAAAAATACCGTACGTGGACGTTTAAAACACCTCTAAATCAAGTGCAGCCATTTTGTAGTTAAAAACGTAGTGAATAGTTGTGGAAAAAAGATTTGGAAGTTGGGATGCGGTTCAAAGAGACAATTTTCCCCATAGTTGGTTTAATAGATGTATTTGTTGTAATTGCAGTAACATGAAAGATTAGTTAGGCAAAAATATGATGGAGGGAGCCAGCCAGATACAGGCAAGTGAGGGTTATTGCTCCATCCGATAACTCTTTCCGACGCCAACATTTACATGTGTTACTAGAAAATGTCTCTTaatcaaataaacaaaaagaaaagaactgCCGGTTCTTGTTTGCTTTGATACTTGTGGAAATCACCAAATTAGTATATTCCGGAAGATTTATGCTTGGTGTAAAGCCTAGTGCATGAGAAACTAGTTAGTTAGAAGCATAACAGTACATACATTTCCACCAATCTCTTTCCCAAATTGGTCACTGTTATTATCTACTTATCTCCCATTCAAGGTTTTGCCTGAGACAACCGgcctttgttttgttttcttttcctcCTATAATTAGTCGGCTATAAAAAACATCAAAGCTCTACAATTTTACACGTTAGAAGCATATCTGCATCATGTATATACTACCAAGTACAAGCAGGTAACTCCATCCAAGTAGTGTTAGTGCTGAAAGCTACACAAGCAGCAAAAGGTACGTGGTCCAATATTTATGGGCATTGTTGGGTAACCTATGTTGGTCCAATATTTATGTCAATAAGTCAACTTGGCATTGTTGGGCAATTTATGGGCGCAAAACCTTGCAAAGAAACCACTGGATTCCTCCTTTTCTGAGGTGGATAACAAAACTAAGGGCGTGGTCGAATTGAAATATTCAATACCCATGAGCATGACAACATTTATGTGGCCTTTGCGTGATAGAATGGTTACTTGTATGCTTTGATCAATCGACAGCTACATCACTTTATGCAATGTAATCAAAAGATTTCCCCCAAAGTAGAATCCAGCGAATAAAGAAAAATAGACCGTACATAATGGAAATGTGCAGCGGCATAATCCTCCTGATTcacgtttttgatttttttggaacAAAATATATCGAACTAACATTATGGAAGATCCTTCCATaatgtttacaagaagagaagtTAAGAATTGGGCATTGAAAATGTAAATCAAAGTGCTTTTAATTATTTTGTTATTGAGTTGAGAGAAAAAGACAAGGGTCAAAGGAAGAGGGAAATCTTGAGAGATCTCAACCAATAAATAGCAAGATTTTTGACAAAAGAAATCAACAAGGGGAAGCTGCAAGGCACTAGAAATTGTTGTAGTAACCGACTCCAAGCCTTCCTCCACATGCCACTCCCCTGAAATGAAAAATTCAGTGTTATCTACGTacatgttagaatatgggcatctaactcaaaatcaattggtcaATGAGGGACAAGCTGCAAGGCACTAGAAATTGTTGTAGTAACCGACTCCAAGCCCTCCTCCACAGGCCACTCTCCTAGAATGAAAAATTCAGTGTCATCAACGtccatgttagaatatgggcatccaactcaaaaccaattgaccgattgagtggagtggccctaaagaattataaatcgcaggatttTAGATACCCaaacaatatgggactaatagtctcaacacggcccctcacgtgtagcctcgttgggtctaacacgtggacaataaatcgggtggcGCGGAATAATAGTGCGGTCAAATGACTATACACAAatagcttgctctgataccatgttagaatatgggcatccaactcaaaaccaattgacaatgaatGGAGTGGCCATAAAAAATTATAAACCGCATATCATAggtacactacgggaaaaatatacatctacaactggagatttacaacacttagctatacatcgtagaaagtcctatgttttacaactggtttcaaagaaagagttgtcgtatatcatcactaccaacccttaggaacaaggggttgcgctaagaaaacaaacgacaactcctttagcaaaactgttgtgacgacatttaggtataacaactttgtttcataagtgtagtgacttagcctatcacaattctcacaagtgttgttgaagaacacaaaaatatgataatgaaaaatacgttagaggggagattcgaacatgaacctaatgcatggatgtatagatcatcaaccatccttacagttcacaagtttaggttttttcttttttttttaatagaaacgtataacgACATTTATAACTGTtattgaagttaaaatataggatatgggaaaaaattaggtttggggGATTCGACCCTGAGCCTCCTATATGGAAGTCTACACCACTAAGGAtacctacactatcacaagttctgtaaagttggtggttctttaatatactattatgacaacccttcataagcgttgtaaaacaaaatataatgctcaAAGCCGACTGAGCCGCTAAGAGCGCGAAGCATTCTCTGTAACCATATACATTCTTCTCTGTAAATAATCACATACATTCTATAAGACcacccgctttaagcaaagcatgCAACTGGGGAATTATGGCAAAAGTATACCATCaaacaaacaaatattttgaaaaaCATTACCATCTCCAAACCGATATTCACACACAAATGATGATAACAAAAGCAGCCCTGAATTACCAACAATAGAACATAGAGTTTGATAAGTGATAAATACACAAGCCAATACAGAACTACACACTCAGCTGTAGCAAGAAACTTGAGAATAGCAGGAAACTCATACAGAACTACACACTCAGCTGTAACAAGAAACTTGAGAATAGCAGTTGAAGTAGATTACTGAGAAGGCAAATAACACCAAATATTTCTAAAGTAAGAATACAATACCGTAAAAACAATAAACTACTGATCTAACTTgtgaacttctttttcttcttcttttttttcttcttctttgtcggaaCCACTATGGTATATTCCCCATCTTCTCTTAAGTAACTCTCGTTCTCGTCATCCATTTGGAAACCAAGAGTTGAAGTGTCCACTGGTTGGAAATTCGTGTCATTCTTTTCATTGTATTCCTCTAATTCATGGAAACCCCTAGGCGGTGGTTTCACCATCAAATACCAGTTAGATGTATTTGACTCTCGAGAATAGAAAACTTGTCGCGCTTGCTTTGCTAAAATGAATGGATCGTTATAGTATTGGTGCTTATGCTGCTTTAAATTGACTAATGTAAAGCCATCTTCTACCTTCACACCAAAATTGGTGTGAGCCCAATCACATTTGAATATTGGAATTTGAAACATATGATTGTAGTCCaacaatagaatttcttctaaaacaCCGTAGAACCCACTAGTTTCTGACAATCCTGCAACTAAGGTTGTTGATTCAATTGAAACTCCACTGTTTTGTGTGACTCTCTTAACATCCTTCGTAATAAACCTAGTGTTATTGATAAGCAAGCCTTTATATGATATGCAGTTTTCCAACGACCCATATGACAACCATTCTACCGTATGTGATATTGGCATGCCTTGTTCAATTTGCATCTTAACCTACAAATGTATAATCTCAGGACATAAGAATATAACTAAATTTGTTATCTAAGCATAAGAAGTTAGATTTATATGATGGTGTGCCGAACATGGTTGTTCTATGTGATAGAATGAAACAAAAAATCACACGCATTTGTGTTTTTTGTAGTAGTTTTCCGTAGCAGCAAAATGTCCAAGTGTTTAAACTATACTAAGATGCATAATCTGACTAAGAGTGGACtaaacataccttttgttgaaaccAATCTGCAAATGTGTCAGACtgtatggaattgagttggtattCACTAGTAATTGCCCTCCCAACAGGAGATTTTAACTCGTCCATATGCATTCTAAgacaaaattaaaattagaaaatgaagtaTTAATTGACAGACCATTTTTAATAAACGTGAACATCATACTTACATCATATATGGGTCAATTTCGGGTGTGTTAAAAAGCACATATCTGTGAGCTATCTTTAACTTCTCACTATCCATACGCACTTGGACACCTTTAGAAAGAGGACGTGCTTCCGGTGTGGAACCATTTTGAGTGTTTTCGTTACGCCTTTGCTCTACTCCTGTTTCAGCTGCTTGGGCCTTACGAATATCAAAATACCTAACACACTCCATTCCAAGATAACACTCGGCTATACAAgcttcaagttgtgcatatttcTTTACATATTCTTTGAATGTCTTCATATACCTAGGAAAGTCGAGTATGCAACAGTTACTAGTTAATTAAATATTAGTATCTCTAAGATACAAAGGGCATAACTTTCTACACGAAACCAAAGAATAGAAGTAATATAAATTAAATTGGCATacctttcaaatggatacatccaacGATATTGTACAGGTCCACATAATCGCACTTCTCGAGCTAGGTGAATTGTCAAGTGCATCATGACATCAAAAAGTGACGGAGGGAAGTACCTCTCCAACATACACAAAGTCTCAGCAACTTCTACTTCAAGTTCTATTAATCTATGGAGATCAACTTCCCTTTGGCATATTTCGTGAAAATAAGAACATAACCTGAAAATTGCCTCCCTTGGCCCTACAGGTAAAAGTCCTTGCAAAGCAACGGGTAATATTTGTTGCATaagaacatggtaatcatgagccTTAAGAACACCTAAGCCACCATCTTTTGAGAAATTCTTTCTAAGATCAGAACTAAAACCATATGGAACCTTTAAATTTCTCATCCTATTATACAATATAGACTTTCCCTTGTCATTTAAACAGTATGGTGCTGGTGGAAGGATCGTTTTTCCATTTATCTCTACTGGATGTAATTCTGGtcttattcccatactcttgGTGTACATTAGTAGAAGTGTGTATAGTCTCCCCGTGAAAAACCCACTCAGTGTATGTAGGATCCCAACCTCGTTTCAACAAGTGAAGATGCACTTCTTTAGGAGGAAGTGGGAAAGTGAGATTCTTACAATCAACACAAGGACAACTGAATTCAgaaggatttccaagtctctgACAAACGATATCTATGAAATTCTTCAAGGCCTCCTGATATGGAAGATCACCCCTACATGAAAGAACGACAAAATAATTAATCACGGAATAACACAATAAAAGAGGGAAAACCAATGTAAAGAATGTAATATTCTACAGTGAACAACATATTAACCTTGGCCAATGAACCCAATCTTTATTCATAATTTTAATGACTTGAATCTGCAAATCTGTTCAGTTCTTCAATCCAGTTAAAAAAAACCTTTCAATTTCCCTTCTCAACCAACACTGGAGCCACTTCTTTGGTTGGAATGTTGAATTTATTAAAGATTAATGACACCTGGCgcaatcaaaatatgataaccagcATAAGTAACCACAACGGATTAACAAATCATAAGATATTTACATATACAAAAAGGGGATTGAGAATACATATTCCAGAGTGAGGTACTGATATGAATATTTAGCTAGCATATAACAACCACCTTGTTTAGTTTTTTATGTATATAGATACATTTCGAACTAGTATAACCAGCCTCGTCTAAATTGAGTACATCAGGCCACATGTATAACCATTTGCTACTAAGAGTGCCTCTACAGCCTACACAGGAAAAGCTTTAGACAAACTGGCCAATCAAATTGAAATCAAGTCCTTCAAACAAACTATTCGCACTGTTTAGACAACATATGTCAATACTAGTTAATCCAGTTCAACTTCCCTTCAATGAACTACATATGTGAGTACTAATTCTAGACATTCAACACATTGGAGCAGTCAATTCTTATTCTACATTGGATCAGAATAAAATTGAACTCAGAACACACAAATGGAGCAATTGAAAACTCTCTAGAATCATGAAACCCTCTTTTCTTCATTAGGGTCATGCAAATAAGAAAGGAACAAACTACCCATATTGTTGATTTTAATCAAAATTTAAACCAAACCCATATTGTTCTGTGTTGATTatcaaaaaacctaattcaaatttTAATGCAAAAAAGTCACtgaaaaaaacctaattcaaaaatcaaaaaaacaataTACCCTAAATTGAGCTTTGGTTACAGATCGATCTTCAACTTCGGGAAATTGGTGGAGGTGGTTAGTCGAGATATGGGTAACAGATCGATCTTCAACATTGTgtggtgatgatgaagttggTGAAGTAATCTCCTGAGATCGATGAAGTTAAAAACGATGGTAATGAACGGAGCTGTTGGAGTCGTAGACGATGAAGTTGCCAGTGGTTTGAGTTATGGAGGTGCTGCTGTACCGAAGTGGTTTGAGTGATGGTGGTTTGAGTTGAAGTTTCTCCGTCGAACACACTGGGGAGATGCAGTtgagggaaaaaaaaaaggataaggaAAGAATAGATATGACTGATGGtggttttagatgcataagacattatgcattattttgttttagctgcataatgtcttatgcattacttttctcactttttctggttatgcatcagtttttttagatgcataagacattatgcattattttgttttagctgcatattgtcttatgcattacttttttcacttttctgatttatgaatttttatgcacgtgcataatgtcttctgcatcattttgtttagtgcataagacattatgccattattttgttttagatgcataacgtcttatgcattattgttttcgcttttatgatttatggattatttttttatgcacgtgcatagtgtcttaatttttctacttgtacccatttcttcttcaattgaatttaatgaaaATTAGGTCAGATACTGAAAGAAGAAGCAGTTTATGTTTCTGATAATGGTGATTTTTCGATCTTTTTCTGATAATGGTGATTAATTGAGTTAGGTTGCAGAAGAGAGACGGGAGCAGTTTTCTGAATGTGAAGAAAGACGGAGCAGTTTGCGTTTTTCAATTGAGAGTTAGGTTGCAGAAGAGATAGAAAATGcaactggaaaaaaaatgaaaagaaaatggaCGGAAACTGTACACATCACGTGGTCCAGGGCATATAGGTAAAATAACATGTTTTTAAACTTtattggactagccattaattgtTATATCCCGCTGGACCAGCCAGTAATCTgggtcgggttttctggactaaatAGTAAAGATCTCATATGAgaatgatgttaaacaaaaaaaaaaaaaaaacttaacggctgtagatgaaatagaattaaaaattaaatgaaTGGGTGGTTATGATGTGATGATATAcatagaatattccaaaggaatattcccagtatatggttggattcatcgttcttaagaagtccccgacttagagtagtccactcatcgccaggtttcgatctcggagccatgttatgtctcgaagtttccaaaaccggtcaggtttaagggttggaggaatattatgaaagcatcttacctatgaatcgacagattcatcgttcttatgaagtctctgacttagagtagtccactcaccgccaggtttcgatctcggagccatgttatgtctcgaaatTGCCAAAAccgggttggaggaatattatgaaagcatcttacctatgaatcgacaggttcatcgttcttatgaagtctctgacttagagtagtctactcaccgccaggtttcgatcttggagccatgttatgtctcgaagttgccaaaatcgggttggaggaatattatgaaagcatcttacctatgaatcgacagattcatcgttcttatgaagtctctgacttagagtagtccactcaccgccaagtTTTGATcttggagccatgttatgtctcgaagttgccaaaaccgggttggaggaatattatgaaatcatcttacctatgaatcgacagattcatcgttcttacgaagtccccgacttagagtagtccactcaccgccatgtttcgatctcggagccatgttatatctcgaagtttccaaaaccggacaggtttaagggttggaggaatattctaATGGCACCTATATTATTTATAGATAGacggattcatcgtttttacgaagtctctgacttagaatagtccacttaccagttaccgccaggtttcgagctcggagccaggtTATATCTATGTTACTTAGAGTGTTACCAccaattttttgttttgtaattTTGTCTAATCCAACGTACCAATGTTAGGGGAAGCAACTGCTACTAAATCTAacggtgggaatcttgtgtttgtttgtcAAAAATTGTGTTTCTTTGCCAATCTGTATGCTTTTgcttagaccaatcagaatattCCACTTTCCCACCCAAAATCCCGCCCAAATTTGGTCACGTGTCTGCCCAAGAAATTTTCAGACAATATTTAATGTTTGACCACTGCAATGTGTCCTATCCCATGTTAATTCCCCCCAGTATTTTCACAATGCGCCCAAAATCATTATTCTCTTCACTCttcacaaaaataagaaaactctctcaccaaaaaaaaagaaaaaaatctctcaCCTATCGCCATGTCTGCAACTGTGAAGCTCTAACCCTAACAATCTCTTATCGGAAAACCCTAATAATCTCTCatcagaaaaccctaacaatctctcatcaggaaaccctaacaatctctcaatCACTCAAACTCTTCAGAAAACCATACTATCTATTAATCTCAGAGCTCTTCAACTTTGaagaaaaccctaacaaattttcaAGAAAAGGATTTCACGAAGGGGTAATCTCTCATACTCTcaaatcttaagaaaataaatctctttgttccagttttctattttagtaattttgagttttttttttcttcacataaaTGTTCAGATCTTCACATGAAATTTAGGATTTGTTGTTTCCATGATGAAATTGGTATTGGGTCTTAtttaattttgggaattttcgattttaggtctttttatgatgattttaatTTCGATGATTGTCTCTGCAGCTCATGTTCTAGTTTTTTAGGTCTTTGTTCTGTGTTATAACAAAAAATCCCCCCTTTGTTCGGTGCGTGAAGTATAATTTAGAATTCGTAAgaatttgtgatttgataggtgTATCCTTATTCTCTTTAGGTGTATGATTTGATTATATTTGTGCCAAAGCATGAAGTTTAGCCACTGTGATTATATTTTTGCAAGGCATAACTGCAATAATGAAGACTAACAaggaaacaataaagaaaaagcTGGTCAGGGAGTTTGCCATAAAGGTAAAGGCTTCTCATCTCAATTTCAGTGTAAATAAATTTATTCACCATATAATTTTAACTAACCTATATGCATTGTtgttgcagatgaaaaacaaacaGTCCAAAACTGATAAAGGTTCTCCATCTGCGGAACCATCCCTTCCACCTGAAAGTATGCGATCATCACCAAGGAACAAGAAGTTTGCGATAAAGGTAAAGACTTTTAATCTCAATTTCACAACAAACAACTTACCTTCTCATTTTAACTAAGCTACACTttttgcagatgaaaaacaaGCAGAACACTCAACAGTCCCCAACTGAAAGTGCTTCACTCACTTCAAAGCTGCAAACCCCGACTCAAACCAAGTCCGCAGAACCATCTCTTTCACCTGGAAGTAGGCGATCATCACAAAGGAACAAGAAGTTAGAACCAAGTGTTGTTGTTTATTCTCTAACTAAATGTGAAACAACTCCAAAGCGTCGTCTACAACCTGAAAGTGCTAAAATGTCATCACCAACTACAAAGAGACAGGCTACTAGGAAGAAGAATGTGCAatctgaaagtgctcaacattcaCAGACCACAACTACAAAGTCCCAATCAAAAAGCTCTGAAGGAGATACTGAAAAATATGGAGTGGGGCGAAAGAATGTAAAGCGAAAACTTGACACAAGCAGCACAGGCCCATGTCTGAATGTTCAACTTAGGGATCCACACGACACTCTCGCAGATTTTCaagataaagaagaagaggaagaggaggaggaagctgTGGAAGAGGATAACTCTGATCATGTGGAGACTGATGtggaagaagagaatgataatggtaatggtgatgagcctgaattggaagaagaaaatgataatggtaatgatgataatgaggaaggtgaataaagaaaagaagcaaagaaaagaaaatatgttcCACGTGGTCCAACCCAGATGTATGCACTGAAGTTAGATTCTGCTGATCCGAAAAGAACAATTTCCTTCAACGCTAATGAACAACCGATTGGTGATCCATCTGTGCAACTTGCCAGTGTGCGAGGGGTGCTTTTTCAGAAACTTCCATTAACGTACAAGGATTGGAGACTTGTCCCTTATGAAGCCAAAGAAAACATATGGAAGATAGTCTCGGTTCGCAATTGATAACTCTTTAACTCTTTTCATTCGTCAATAATTATTTAAGTCATAGTCAACAATTACTTAATTCATATCATATTCTAATTCAATTATTTAAATTAATTTGTAGAACCGATTCATTGTGCCTGAGTATTACAAAGACTATTATTTCAGCAAGATGGGAACTTATCTTAGAGAAGCAAGGTCA
Above is a genomic segment from Papaver somniferum cultivar HN1 chromosome 10, ASM357369v1, whole genome shotgun sequence containing:
- the LOC113317208 gene encoding beta-fructofuranosidase, insoluble isoenzyme CWINV1-like, which codes for MNTVLWLIGLCSSVFIGHRVEASHPYYGNFQSLQSTSVPISQPYRTGYHFQPSKNYMNDPNGPMIYNGIYHLFYQWSTSGPVWGNIVWAHATSIDLINWIHHKHAIVPSEPFDSEGTWSGSATFVQGKPIIQYTGIIESNQWNYQVQNMAVPKNLSDPFLVEWDKPVEYNPIIAHIDGINASAFRDPTTGWKGSDGIWRVTIGSEVGTDGISYLFRSDDFIHWTTAEQPLHSAKGTGMWECVDFFPVAVDGKEGLDTSVLGPNVKHVFKVSLDDTKHDYYTIGTYNPEKDKYTPDEGSIDNDSGLRFDYGKFYASKTFFDHEKKRRVLWGWANESSSVADDVKKGWAGLQAIPRTLWLSENGKQLQQWPVEEIKKLRTERVSLPSKVLEGGFVMEVPGLTASQADVDAIFELPKLEDADIMDPSWDNPQVLCSSKPASIRGKSGPVGLLALASKNLDEQTAIFFRVFNHQNKYVVLMCSDQSRSSLEESNDKTTYGAFIDFDPEHDKLSLRSLIDHSIVESYGVGGKAVITARVYPTLAIENAARVYVFNNGTKSAKMSNIEAWSLKKAQIKYLEDLKP